From one Callithrix jacchus isolate 240 chromosome 2, calJac240_pri, whole genome shotgun sequence genomic stretch:
- the LOC144581553 gene encoding uncharacterized protein LOC144581553 — protein sequence MGSWSRCGTRGRLAFPHAVPSRRLASSSALLPPSVAEPEMGYGFFPVSGLSPLIWDRVATISRPRPPRAVWAPPAGGRDCPAAQGRLRPNSLLLECRAAKSSFPPRLRGTEVRGLRVLSRGHSSHCPNPAGFGQDPTR from the coding sequence ATGGGGAGCTGGTCTCGCTGCGGAACTCGGGGGCGCCTGGCTTTCCCGCACGCAGTGCCTTCGCGGCGTTTGGCGTCTTCCAGCGCTTTGCTTCCACCAAGCGTTGCCGAGCCAGAAATGGGCTACGGGTTTTTTCCAGTTTCCGGGCTGAGCCCACTCATATGGGACCGAGTAGCGACCATCTCTCGCCCACGTCCACCCAGAGCAGTGTGGGCGCCCCCAGCGGGTGGGAGAGATTGCCCAGCGGCGCAAGGGCGTTTAAGGCCTAACTCCCTTCTCCTGGAGTGCCGAGCAGCTAAGTCGTCGTTTCCTCCGAGGCTGCGCGGGACTGAAGTTCGAGGACTCCGCGTCCTCAGTCGGGGACACAGTTCCCACTGCCCCAACCCTGCAGGCTTTGGGCAGGATCCGACACGGTAA
- the TLX3 gene encoding T-cell leukemia homeobox protein 3, with translation MTQSLSGPRTLGKVSVRREAPGAPWPRRNGDPAASPPSPAQPFRPPRMEAPASAQTPHPHEPISFGIDQILNSPDQDSASAPRGPDGASYLGGPPGGRPGATYPSLPASFAGLGAPFEDAGSYSVNLSLAPAGVIRVPAHRPLPGAVPPPLPSALPAMPSVPAVSSLGGLNFPWMESSRRFVKDRFTAAAALTPFTVTRRIGHPYQNRTPPKRKKPRTSFSRVQICELEKRFHRQKYLASAERAALAKSLKMTDAQVKTWFQNRRTKWRRQTAEEREAERQQASRLMLQLQHDAFQKSLNDSIQPDPLCLHNSSLFALQNLQPWEEDSSKVSAVTSLV, from the exons ATGACACAGAGCCTGTCGGGCCCGCGCACTCTTGGCAAAGTTTCAGTGCGACGAGAGGCGCCGGGCGCTCCATGGCCGCGCCGTAACGGGGACCCAGCCGCTTCcccgcccagcccagcccagcccttccGCCCGCCCAGGATGGAGGCGCCCGCCAGCGCGCAGACCCCGCACCCGCACGAGCCCATCAGCTTCGGCATCGACCAGATCCTTAACAGCCCGGACCAGGACAGCGCATCCGCCCCGCGGGGCCCCGACGGcgccagctacctgggaggccccCCCGGGGGCCGTCCGGGCGCCACTTACCCGTCTCTGCCCGCCTCCTTTGCCGGCCTCGGAGCGCCCTTCGAGGACGCGGGATCTTACAGTGTCAACCTGAGCCTAGCGCCCGCCGGCGTGATCCGGGTGCCGGCGCACAGGCCGCTGCCCGGGGCCGTGCCGCCGCCTTTGCCAAGCGCGCTACCCGCCATGCCCTCCGTGCCCGCggtctccagcctgggaggcctCAATTTCCCCTGGATGGAGAGCAGCCGCCGCTTCGTAAAAGACCGTTTCACAG CGGCGGCCGCACTCACGCCCTTCACCGTGACCCGGCGCATCGGCCACCCCTACCAGAACCGGACGCCGCCCAAGCGTAAGAAGCCGCGCACGTCCTTTTCCCGGGTGCAGATCTGCGAGCTGGAAAAGCGCTTCCATCGCCAGAAGTATCTGGCCTCAGCCGAGAGGGCGGCGCTCGCCAAGTCCCTCAAAATGACGGACGCGCAGGTCAAGACCTGGTTCCAAAACCGGAGGACCAAGTGGCG GCGGCAGACGGCGGAGGAGCGGGAGGCGGAGCGCCAGCAGGCGAGCCGGCTCATGCTGCAGCTGCAACACGACGCCTTCCAAAAGAGCCTCAACGACTCCATCCAGCCCGACCCGCTCTGTCTGCACAACTCGTCGCTCTTTGCTCTGCAGAATCTGCAGCCCTGGGAGGAGGATAGTTCCAAGGTCTCCGCCGTCACTTCTCTGGTGTGA